TTCGAGGCAACAAACGTTTCTTTTAGTATACTGCATCTCCCGAGAGGCTAGTAGAAAATTCAAGTGAAGAGGCAACCGCACTTTAAAATAGTGTCATGAAGATGAAATAGATTAAGGAAATGGAGGTCACGTGATGAAACGAGAGCAACATGTCACGCCGCATCCAAAAGGTGGCTATCAAGTGAAAGCTGCCGGTGCGACTCGAGCAACCAAACGATTCGCTACACAGAAAGAAGCGATTGCAGAAGGGCGTCGCATTGCGAAAAGTCAGAAGACAGAGCTCGTCATTCATAACAAAGAAGGGCAGATTCGGGAAAAAGATTCCTACGGACATGATCCATTTCCACCACGAGGTTGAGCCATCATATACGACACGTTCTGATCATGAGAGCGTGTCTTTTTAATGATTTTTATGTCAAAAGTTTTTGACATGATGATGGAAGTTCATTACAGTAGAGATGTAAAAAGAATTTGACACGTCGTGGAGGAATGAACATGAGAAACCACATCAAGGAGCGACGTCTAGCGGCAAAATTATCGCAACAAGAACTGGCTG
This region of Exiguobacterium acetylicum DSM 20416 genomic DNA includes:
- a CDS encoding DUF2188 domain-containing protein, translated to MKREQHVTPHPKGGYQVKAAGATRATKRFATQKEAIAEGRRIAKSQKTELVIHNKEGQIREKDSYGHDPFPPRG